A DNA window from Mycolicibacter terrae contains the following coding sequences:
- a CDS encoding DNA polymerase Y family protein encodes MADSRVLALWCMDWPAVAAAAAAGLPATAPIAVTLANRVIACSAGARAAGVRRGLRRREAAARCPPLHVVAADTDRDARLFEPVLAAVDELVPAAEVLRPGLLVVSVRGAARAFGSEGQAAERLVDAVAAADVECQVGIADGLSAAVLAARAGAVVPPGRDARFLSALSIRQLAAEPSLSGPGRDSLVDLLWRLGIRTIGQFAALPRPDVTSRFGLDALIAHRFARGEPERGPSGREPTPDLDAVLHCDPPIDRVDAAAFAGRSLAGELHRTLMAAGVGCTRLAIHAVTDTGEELTRVWRCAEPLTEDATADRVRWQLDGWLNSRVSRDRPTGPVTLLRLQPVEVLSATEALQLPLWGPAGEEGRLRARRALVRVQGLLGPEAVRVPVLSGGRGPAERITLTPLGDELVPMADPRQPWPGRLPEPSPAVLLDDPVELLDAERNPVRVTGRGLFSTDPVWLVARGRHDRLRWWAGPWPVDERWWDPQREGPGSGRTARVQALLEDSPDGGAPGAALLLCYRLRRWYLEGSYE; translated from the coding sequence ATGGCCGATTCCCGAGTACTGGCGCTGTGGTGCATGGACTGGCCCGCGGTCGCCGCGGCGGCCGCGGCGGGCCTGCCGGCCACCGCGCCGATCGCGGTCACCCTGGCCAACCGGGTGATCGCCTGCTCGGCGGGCGCCCGCGCGGCGGGAGTGCGGCGTGGGCTGCGGCGCAGGGAAGCCGCGGCCCGCTGCCCACCACTGCACGTGGTGGCCGCCGACACCGACCGCGACGCCCGGTTGTTCGAACCGGTCCTGGCTGCGGTCGACGAACTGGTGCCGGCGGCCGAGGTATTGCGGCCCGGCCTGCTGGTGGTGTCGGTGCGCGGCGCGGCCCGGGCCTTCGGTTCCGAGGGGCAAGCCGCCGAACGCCTCGTCGACGCGGTGGCCGCCGCCGATGTCGAATGCCAGGTCGGGATCGCCGATGGGCTCTCCGCCGCGGTGCTCGCCGCCCGCGCCGGCGCCGTGGTGCCGCCCGGAAGAGATGCCCGATTCCTGTCGGCGTTGTCGATCCGGCAACTGGCCGCCGAGCCCAGCCTGTCCGGACCCGGTCGCGACAGCCTGGTTGACCTGTTGTGGCGCTTGGGGATTCGCACCATCGGACAGTTCGCCGCGCTACCGCGCCCGGATGTGACATCACGGTTCGGTCTTGATGCGCTCATCGCACACCGGTTCGCCCGCGGCGAGCCGGAACGCGGGCCGTCCGGGCGGGAGCCGACACCGGACCTCGATGCCGTGCTGCACTGCGATCCGCCGATCGACCGGGTCGATGCCGCGGCGTTCGCCGGCCGCTCGCTGGCCGGCGAGCTGCACCGGACCCTGATGGCCGCCGGCGTCGGCTGCACCCGGCTGGCCATTCACGCCGTCACCGACACCGGGGAAGAGCTGACCCGGGTGTGGCGGTGCGCCGAGCCGTTGACCGAGGACGCCACCGCCGACCGGGTGCGCTGGCAACTGGACGGCTGGCTGAACAGCCGCGTCAGCCGCGACCGGCCCACCGGCCCGGTGACGCTGCTACGGCTGCAGCCGGTGGAAGTGCTCTCGGCGACCGAGGCACTGCAGCTGCCGCTGTGGGGACCCGCAGGTGAAGAGGGCCGGCTGCGGGCCCGCCGGGCACTGGTGCGGGTGCAGGGCCTGCTCGGCCCGGAGGCGGTGCGGGTGCCGGTGCTGTCCGGTGGCCGCGGGCCGGCGGAGCGCATCACCTTGACCCCGCTGGGGGACGAGCTGGTGCCGATGGCCGACCCGCGCCAGCCGTGGCCCGGCCGGCTGCCCGAGCCGTCGCCGGCGGTGCTGCTCGACGATCCGGTGGAACTTCTTGACGCCGAACGCAATCCGGTCCGGGTGACCGGCCGGGGACTGTTCTCCACCGACCCGGTATGGCTGGTCGCCCGGGGCCGGCACGACCGGCTGCGCTGGTGGGCCGGGCCCTGGCCGGTCGACGAGCGGTGGTGGGATCCGCAGCGGGAAGGCCCGGGATCGGGGCGCACCGCCCGGGTCCAGGCGCTGCTGGAGGACTCGCCGGATGGCGGCGCGCCCGGCGCGGCACTGCTGTTGTGCTACCGGCTGCGGCGGTGGTACCTGGAGGGCAGCTATGAGTGA
- a CDS encoding nucleoside hydrolase, which yields MTLPVFADVDTGVDDAVALVYLLASPDAELVGLACTGGNVAVQQVCRNNLALLELCGAPGIPVSKGAEAPLNGPVHTAETIHGPQGLGYAELPSGAGRLTGHDAAAAWVAAAEAHPGQLIGLATGPLTNLALALRAEPALPTLLRRLVIMGGAFSGERAGRPEFNIGFDPEAAAEVLTSWVAVAPQRLPIVCGLDLTRQIAITPAILALLPAPADSPVVRLLDDALRFYFEAHEGRGHGYLAYLHDPLAAAIALEPELVTTRPAAVQVELSPTAARGRTIPDWDAELPNALIGVGVDPTAFFDRFVQRVGALARRLG from the coding sequence GTGACACTGCCTGTCTTCGCCGACGTCGACACCGGCGTCGACGACGCGGTCGCGCTGGTGTATCTATTGGCCAGCCCGGACGCCGAACTTGTCGGCCTCGCCTGCACCGGTGGAAATGTTGCGGTGCAACAGGTCTGCCGCAACAACCTGGCCCTGCTGGAACTGTGCGGGGCCCCTGGCATCCCGGTGTCCAAGGGCGCCGAGGCACCGCTGAACGGACCGGTCCACACCGCCGAGACCATCCACGGGCCGCAGGGGCTGGGCTATGCCGAGTTGCCTTCCGGCGCCGGCCGACTCACCGGGCATGACGCCGCCGCGGCGTGGGTCGCCGCCGCGGAGGCGCACCCGGGGCAGCTGATCGGGCTGGCCACCGGTCCGCTGACCAACCTGGCCCTGGCGCTGCGGGCCGAACCCGCACTGCCCACGCTGCTGCGCCGGCTGGTGATCATGGGCGGCGCGTTCTCCGGCGAGCGGGCCGGTCGACCCGAGTTCAACATCGGGTTCGATCCCGAGGCGGCCGCCGAGGTGCTCACCTCCTGGGTAGCTGTTGCGCCCCAACGGCTTCCGATAGTGTGCGGGCTGGATCTGACCCGTCAGATCGCGATCACACCGGCGATCCTGGCACTGCTGCCGGCACCGGCGGACAGCCCGGTGGTCCGGTTGCTCGACGACGCGCTGCGGTTCTATTTCGAAGCGCACGAAGGCCGGGGCCACGGATACCTGGCGTATCTGCACGATCCGCTGGCTGCGGCGATCGCGCTGGAACCCGAACTGGTGACGACCCGTCCGGCAGCGGTACAGGTCGAGTTGTCGCCCACGGCGGCGCGTGGGCGGACGATCCCCGACTGGGATGCCGAGCTGCCCAACGCGCTGATCGGTGTCGGCGTCGACCCGACAGCGTTCTTCGACCGGTTCGTGCAGCGGGTCGGAGCGTTGGCCCGCCGCCTGGGCTGA